In one window of Macadamia integrifolia cultivar HAES 741 chromosome 2, SCU_Mint_v3, whole genome shotgun sequence DNA:
- the LOC122068627 gene encoding probable methyltransferase PMT26, whose amino-acid sequence MAFGKYSRVDGRRSSSSYCSTVTLVVFVALCLVGVWMMTSSSVVPAQNVDLSNQETKNEDIKIEDTKSDVKQQVTENDSRQFEDNPGDLPEDATKGDSDTNTAQGESTSDVKENTSQSDQTTENNVKENQEDKPEESEKKNYESEEASKTKSENGGDGKTESGESKEGDGESNSEGGEIKTEDGEKKTDRQEDSKESSDEKKMDTTENENKPETIENSGETKLEDKVKDKIEEKTETNQDKESEQSSSENGKTETNQDKESEQSSDEKKSDDQAKNRSSNEVFPDGAQSEILKETSTQNGAFSTQADESKNEKEARQSSSPKDQKEKGGYSWKVCNVTAGPDYIPCLDNLEAIKHLRTTKHYEHRERHCPEEAPTCLVPLSQGYKRPIQWPTSREKIWYYNVPHVKLAEVKGHQNWVKLTGEYLTFPGGGTQFKHGALHYIDFIQESLPDIAWGKRSRVVLDVGCGVASFGGYLFDRDVLTMSLAPKDEHEAQVQFALERGIPAISAVMGTLRLPFPGRVFDVVHCARCRVAWHIEGGKLLLELNRVLRPGGYFVWSATPVYQKLEEDVEIWEAMKTLTKAMCWELITVKKDKINQVGAAIYRKPTSNECYEKRAQNDPPLCQNSDDPNAAWNVPLEACMHRVPVDPSERGSQWPEQWSARLEKPPYWLQSSQVGVYGKAAPEDFTADYDHWKHVVNKSYLNGMGISWSSVRNVMDMRAVYGGFAAALRDLKVWVMNVVPVDSPDTLPIIYERGLFGIYHDWCESFSTYPRSYDLLHADHLFSKIKKRCNLVAVIAEVDRILRPEGKLIVRDNVETINEVENMVRSMQWEIRLTYSKDKEGLLCVQKSLWRPTEVQTIKSAIA is encoded by the exons ATGGCATTCGGAAAATATAGTCGAGTGGATGGCCGAAGGTCATCCTCTTCCTACTGTTCAACAGTTACTCTCGTTGTGTTTGTTGCTCTTTGCCTGGTTGGAGTATGgatgatgacatcctcatccgTAGTTCCTGCTCAAAATGTGGACTTGTCTAATCAGGAGACCAAAAATGAAGACATCAAAATTGAAGACACAAAGAGTGATGTAAAACAACAAGTGACTGAGAATGATTCTCGGCAATTTGAAGATAATCCCGGTGATTTACCTGAGGATGCAACAAAAGGAGACAGTGACACCAACACTGCCCAAGGTGAAAGCACCTCGGATGTTAAGGAGAACACGAGCCAATCTGACCAGACAACAGAGAATAATGTCAAGGAAAACCAAGAAGACAAACCtgaagaaagtgaaaagaaaaactatGAATCAGAAGAAGCATCCAAAACTAAGTCTGAAAATGGTGGGGATGGAAAAACTGAAAGTGGAGAATCAAAGGAAGGAGATGGAGAGTCAAATTCTGAAGGAGGAGAAATAAAAACAGAAGATGGTGAAAAGAAAACTGATAGACAGGAAGATTCAAAGGAGAGCTCGGATGAGAAAAAAATGGACACCACTGAGAATGAGAATAAACCAGAAACAATCGAGAACTCAGGTGAAACTAAACTGGAGGACAAGGTGAAGGATAAGATAGAGgaaaaaactgaaacaaatCAAGATAAGGAATCTGAGCAAAGCTCTAGTGAGAACGGGAAAACTGAAACCAATCAAGACAAAGAATCAGAGCAAAGCTCTGATGAGAAAAAATCAGATGACCAGGCAAAGAACCGGTCCTCGAATGAAGTATTTCCCGATGGGGCCCAGTCAGAGATCCTAAAAGAAACTAGCACTCAAAATGGTGCATTCTCAACTCAAGCTGATGAGTCAAAGAATGAGAAGGAAGCTCGGCAATCTTCTTCACCTAAggaccaaaaagaaaaaggtggaTACAGCTGGAAAGTCTGTAATGTCACTGCTGGCCCAGATTACATTCCTTGCTTAGACAATTTGGAAGCTATTAAGCATCTTCGGACTACTAAGCACTATGAACATCGAGAAAGGCACTGCCCTGAGGAAGCACCCACTTGCCTTGTACCTCTATCTCAGGGATACAAGCGTCCAATTCAGTGGCCTACAAGCAGGGAAAAG ATATGGTACTACAATGTTCCCCATGTCAAGCTTGCAGAGGTGAAGGGGCATCAGAATTGGGTGAAACTAACTGGAGAGTATCTGACTTTTCCAGGTGGTGGAACTCAATTTAAGCATGGTGCTCTTCATTACATAGATTTCATTCAGGAG TCTTTACCTGACATAGCATGGGGAAAACGCTCCCGTGTTGTATTGGACGTTGGATGTGGGGTGGCCAGCTTTGGGGGATATCTCTTCGACAGAGATGTTCTTACCATGTCTTTGGCTCCCAAGGATGAACATGAAGCCCAAGTGCAATTTGCACTTGAACGGGGAATTCCTGCAATTTCAGCTGTGATGGGAACCCTGAGACTACCATTCCCTGGTAGAGTGTTTGATGTTGTCCACTGTGCACGGTGTAGGGTGGCTTGGCATATTGAAG GGGGTAAGCTTCTTTTGGAGCTAAATCGTGTTTTGAGGCCTGGTGGTTACTTCGTGTGGTCTGCTACTCCAGTGTACCAAAAACTTGAGGAAGATGTGGAAATATGGGAAG CCATGAAAACGTTAACAAAGGCAATGTGTTGGGAGCTGATTACAgttaaaaaggataaaattaaCCAAGTTGGTGCAGCAATATATCGGAAACCTACTTCAAATGAATGCTATGAGAAAAGAGCACAGAATGACCCTCCACTTTGTCAAAACTCTGATGACCCAAATGCAGCCTG GAATGTGCCATTGGAGGCATGCATGCACCGAGTTCCTGTAGATCCATCAGAGCGTGGGTCTCAATGGCCAGAGCAGTGGTCTGCAAGGCTGGAGAAACCACCATATTGGTTGCAGAGTTCTCAGGTTGGAGTTTATGGCAAAGCAGCCCCAGAAGATTTCACCGCAGACTATGATCATTGGAAACATGTTGTAAACAAATCATATCTGAATGGGATGGGAATCAGCTGGTCATCAGTGAGGAATGTCATGGATATGAGAGCTGTTTATGGAGG TTTTGCTGCAGCTCTTCGAGATTTGAAAGTGTGGGTCATGAATGTTGTTCCTGTTGATTCTCCTGATACACTACCCATCATTTATGAGAGGGGTCTATTTGGAATATATCATGACTGGTGTGAATCGTTCAGCACCTATCCAAGATCTTATGACCTTCTCCATGCAGATCATCTCTTTTCAAAGATCAAAAAGAG GTGTAATTTAGTAGCTGTGATAGCTGAGGTTGATCGGATACTCAGGCCAGAAGGGAAACTGATTGTACGTGACAATGTTGAGACCATCAATGAGGTCGAGAACATGGTTAGGTCCATGCAGTGGGAGATCCGTTTGACTTACTCCAAGGACAAGGAAGGGTTGCTCTGTGTCCAGAAATCTCTCTGGCGGCCTACCGAGGTGCAGACAATCAAGTCGGCGATTGCTTAA
- the LOC122087689 gene encoding proteinaceous RNase P 1, chloroplastic/mitochondrial isoform X2, translating into MLFASSITVTPSLTRNHSLFTFFTKIPLLLFGHGSHVHRHLIHYPSLKPLNRDSNSFFVNKSIRHCSTAVCAIAPTHESSTTTKAAVSNKSKRKAFRESPEGVLRHKLDMCSKHGDLAEALRLYDDARSKAIPLNQHIYNVLLYLCSSSSQSKVESKSGGNDDERSNLGLRRGLEIFQQMGIDKIAPNEATFTSVARLAAAVEDPDMAFDMVKRMMSCHIPPRLRSYGPALFGFCEKREADKAYEVDAHMASSGVSPEEPELAALLGLSADVARGDRVYEMLHRLRTTVRQVSELTAETVERWFNSDAAADVGKEKWNVNNVKEGIAKGGGGWHGQGWLGKGKWKVERTEMDKTGVCRTCGEKLVSIDIDPLETQNFATSLSSLACKKEVKADFNGFQEWLRRHGPYDAVIDGANVGLINQHDFSFFQLNSIVNEMREVSPSKRLPLIILHHRRVNGGSAENPRNKKLIQSWKKSGALYATPAGSNDDWYWLYAAVSCKCLLVTNDEMRDHLFQLLGTSFFPRWKEKHQVRLTVSRRGPTLHMPPPYSIVIQESERGSWHVPTVTGDDIETPRKWVCATRAPPSDALSSQ; encoded by the exons ATGCTCTTCGCAAGCTCTATAACTGTCACGCCTTCACTGACCAGGAAccactctctcttcaccttcttcACCAAGATTCCATTACTCTTATTCGGTCACGGCAGTCATGTACATCGTCATCTTATCCATTACCCATCTCTCAAACCCCTCAACAGAGACAGCAATAGCTTTTTCGTGAACAAATCAATCCGTCACTGCTCAACAGCGGTCTGTGCAATTGCCCCCACTCATGAATCCTCAACAACAACTAAGGCTGCAGTTTCCAACAAATCAAAGAGGAAAGCTTTTCGAGAATCTCCTGAAGGCGTTCTTCGACACAAGCTCGATATGTGTTCGAAGCACGGTGACCTCGCAGAAGCCCTTCGGCTCTATGATGATGCACGGAGTAAAGCTATCCCGCTTAACCAACACATTTACAACGTTCTGCTCTACctttgctcttcttcttctcaatctAAGGTTGAATCGAAGAGTGGCGGGAATGATGACGAAAGGTCGAATTTGGGTTTAAGAAGGGGTTTGGAGATTTTTCAGCAAATGGGTATCGATAAAATTGCTCCAAATGAGGCTACTTTTACTAGTGTAGCGAGATTGGCTGCGGCTGTGGAAGACCCAGATATGGCTTTTGATATggtgaagaggatgatgagttgtCATATCCCACCGAGGTTGAGGTCATATGGGCCGGCATTATTTGGGTTCTGTGAGAAGAGAGAGGCAGACAAGGCTTACGAGGTTGATGCTCACATGGCTTCGTCTGGGGTGTCACCAGAGGAGCCAGAGCTTGCTGCGTTGCTAGGGCTTAGTGCAGATGTAGCCAGAGGGGATAGGGTTTATGAGATGTTGCACAGATTGAGAACCACAGTGAGGCAAGTGTCAGAATTGACGGCTGAAACTGTTGAGAGGTGGTTTAATTCTGATGCGGCTGCAGATGTAGGGAAGGAGAAATGGAACGTGAACAATGTCAAAGAAGGAATCGCCAAGGGTGGCGGTGGGTGGCATGGGCAGGGGTGGTTGGGGAAGGGGAAATGGAAAGTTGAGAGAACTGAGATGGATAAGACTGGTGTCTGTCGTACTTGTGGAGAGAAGCTGGTTTCTATAGATATCGATCCATTAGAGACCCAGAATTTTGCCACTTCATTATCCAGCTTGGCTTGCAAGAAGGAGGTCAAGGCTGATTTCAATGGCTTTCAG GAGTGGCTTCGCCGGCATGGTCCATATGATGCTGTCATAGATGGTGCCAATGTGGGACTTATCAATCAGCACGATTTCAGCTTTTTCCAG CTGAATTCTATTGTAAATGAGATGCGTGAAGTGAGTCCATCAAAAAGGCTTCCACTTATTATTTTGCATCATCGTCGTGTGAACGGTGGTTCTGCCGAGAACCCAAGAAATAAGAAGCTGATACAAAGCTGGAAAAAGTCTGGTGCACTCTATGCGACACCTGCTGGTTCAAATGACGATTG GTATTGGTTGTATGCTGCTGTGAGCTGTAAGTGTCTGCTGGTTACAAATGATGAGATGAGGGACCATTTGTTCCAACTGCTAGGGACTAGCTTCTTCCCAAGATGGAAAGAAAAGCACCAG GTTCGACTTACGGTGTCCAGACGTGGGCCCACACTTCACATGCCCCCACCATATTCAATTGTTATACAG GAATCAGAGAGGGGTAGTTGGCATGTACCAACGGTCACTGGTGATGACATTGAAACCCCAAGGAAGTGGGTATGCGCCACCAGGGCACCACCATCTGATGCTCTCTCATCGCAATGA
- the LOC122094258 gene encoding magnesium dechelatase SGRL, chloroplastic, whose product MACHTATLSSSPRRNVFSLEKKPTSPQISSDKRPIPALISSLNRKATYNPLVFQAAKLLGPTARFQASKLKVVFMAEAIEKYTEIVPRTYILSHCDMTANLTLAISNSINLEQLKGWYNKDDVVAEWRKVKDELFLHIHCHVSGPNHLLDIAAEFRYHIFTKELPLVLKAMLHGDSILFKEHPELMETLVWVNFHSSSKKYNRRECWGPLKDAAERTQEHQLQRLLSSGQEVHHPSQEKLGSPKSILQALVLFLL is encoded by the exons ATGGCCTGTCATACAGCTACTCTATCTTCTTCCCCCAGGAGGAATGTGTTCTCCCTTGAAAAGAAGCCAACCTCTCCTCAGATTTCCTCTGACAAGAGACCCATCCCTGCATTGATTTCCTCTCTAAACAGGAAAGCCACTTACAACCCCCTTGTTTTCCAG GCTGCTAAGCTTCTGGGGCCTACTGCAAGATTTCAAGCCTCAAAGCTAAAGGTGGTTTTCATGGCAGAAGCGATCGAGAAGTATACTGAGATTGTCCCAAGAACATACATTCTATCTCATTGTGATATGACAGCTAATTTAACCTTAGCCATCTCCAATTCCATCAACCTTGAGCAG TTGAAAGGATGGTACAACAAGGATGATGTGGTGGCCGAATGGAGGAAAGTTAAGGATGAACTTTTTCTGCATATTCACTGCCATGTGAGTGGTCCCAATCACTTGCTAGACATAGCTGCTGAGTTCAGATACCATATCTTCACCAAGGAGTTGCCTCTG GTGCTGAAAGCAATGCTACATGGAGATTCTATCCTTTTCAAAGAGCATCCGGAGCTAATGGAGACTCTGGTATGGGTTAATTTCCATTCTAGTTCAAAGAAGTACAATCGTAGAGAATGTTGGGGGCCCCTCAAGGATGCTGCAGAG AGAACTCAAGAGCATCAACTACAGAGGTTATTAAGTTCAGGTCAGGAAGTTCATCATCCTTCTCAAGAGAAGTTGGGAAGCCCAAAATCCATCCTACAAGCTCTTGTGTTATTCCTCCTTTAA
- the LOC122087689 gene encoding proteinaceous RNase P 1, chloroplastic/mitochondrial isoform X1 codes for MLFASSITVTPSLTRNHSLFTFFTKIPLLLFGHGSHVHRHLIHYPSLKPLNRDSNSFFVNKSIRHCSTAVCAIAPTHESSTTTKAAVSNKSKRKAFRESPEGVLRHKLDMCSKHGDLAEALRLYDDARSKAIPLNQHIYNVLLYLCSSSSQSKVESKSGGNDDERSNLGLRRGLEIFQQMGIDKIAPNEATFTSVARLAAAVEDPDMAFDMVKRMMSCHIPPRLRSYGPALFGFCEKREADKAYEVDAHMASSGVSPEEPELAALLGLSADVARGDRVYEMLHRLRTTVRQVSELTAETVERWFNSDAAADVGKEKWNVNNVKEGIAKGGGGWHGQGWLGKGKWKVERTEMDKTGVCRTCGEKLVSIDIDPLETQNFATSLSSLACKKEVKADFNGFQVQEWLRRHGPYDAVIDGANVGLINQHDFSFFQLNSIVNEMREVSPSKRLPLIILHHRRVNGGSAENPRNKKLIQSWKKSGALYATPAGSNDDWYWLYAAVSCKCLLVTNDEMRDHLFQLLGTSFFPRWKEKHQVRLTVSRRGPTLHMPPPYSIVIQESERGSWHVPTVTGDDIETPRKWVCATRAPPSDALSSQ; via the exons ATGCTCTTCGCAAGCTCTATAACTGTCACGCCTTCACTGACCAGGAAccactctctcttcaccttcttcACCAAGATTCCATTACTCTTATTCGGTCACGGCAGTCATGTACATCGTCATCTTATCCATTACCCATCTCTCAAACCCCTCAACAGAGACAGCAATAGCTTTTTCGTGAACAAATCAATCCGTCACTGCTCAACAGCGGTCTGTGCAATTGCCCCCACTCATGAATCCTCAACAACAACTAAGGCTGCAGTTTCCAACAAATCAAAGAGGAAAGCTTTTCGAGAATCTCCTGAAGGCGTTCTTCGACACAAGCTCGATATGTGTTCGAAGCACGGTGACCTCGCAGAAGCCCTTCGGCTCTATGATGATGCACGGAGTAAAGCTATCCCGCTTAACCAACACATTTACAACGTTCTGCTCTACctttgctcttcttcttctcaatctAAGGTTGAATCGAAGAGTGGCGGGAATGATGACGAAAGGTCGAATTTGGGTTTAAGAAGGGGTTTGGAGATTTTTCAGCAAATGGGTATCGATAAAATTGCTCCAAATGAGGCTACTTTTACTAGTGTAGCGAGATTGGCTGCGGCTGTGGAAGACCCAGATATGGCTTTTGATATggtgaagaggatgatgagttgtCATATCCCACCGAGGTTGAGGTCATATGGGCCGGCATTATTTGGGTTCTGTGAGAAGAGAGAGGCAGACAAGGCTTACGAGGTTGATGCTCACATGGCTTCGTCTGGGGTGTCACCAGAGGAGCCAGAGCTTGCTGCGTTGCTAGGGCTTAGTGCAGATGTAGCCAGAGGGGATAGGGTTTATGAGATGTTGCACAGATTGAGAACCACAGTGAGGCAAGTGTCAGAATTGACGGCTGAAACTGTTGAGAGGTGGTTTAATTCTGATGCGGCTGCAGATGTAGGGAAGGAGAAATGGAACGTGAACAATGTCAAAGAAGGAATCGCCAAGGGTGGCGGTGGGTGGCATGGGCAGGGGTGGTTGGGGAAGGGGAAATGGAAAGTTGAGAGAACTGAGATGGATAAGACTGGTGTCTGTCGTACTTGTGGAGAGAAGCTGGTTTCTATAGATATCGATCCATTAGAGACCCAGAATTTTGCCACTTCATTATCCAGCTTGGCTTGCAAGAAGGAGGTCAAGGCTGATTTCAATGGCTTTCAGGTACAA GAGTGGCTTCGCCGGCATGGTCCATATGATGCTGTCATAGATGGTGCCAATGTGGGACTTATCAATCAGCACGATTTCAGCTTTTTCCAG CTGAATTCTATTGTAAATGAGATGCGTGAAGTGAGTCCATCAAAAAGGCTTCCACTTATTATTTTGCATCATCGTCGTGTGAACGGTGGTTCTGCCGAGAACCCAAGAAATAAGAAGCTGATACAAAGCTGGAAAAAGTCTGGTGCACTCTATGCGACACCTGCTGGTTCAAATGACGATTG GTATTGGTTGTATGCTGCTGTGAGCTGTAAGTGTCTGCTGGTTACAAATGATGAGATGAGGGACCATTTGTTCCAACTGCTAGGGACTAGCTTCTTCCCAAGATGGAAAGAAAAGCACCAG GTTCGACTTACGGTGTCCAGACGTGGGCCCACACTTCACATGCCCCCACCATATTCAATTGTTATACAG GAATCAGAGAGGGGTAGTTGGCATGTACCAACGGTCACTGGTGATGACATTGAAACCCCAAGGAAGTGGGTATGCGCCACCAGGGCACCACCATCTGATGCTCTCTCATCGCAATGA